From the Manis javanica isolate MJ-LG chromosome 13, MJ_LKY, whole genome shotgun sequence genome, one window contains:
- the LOC140845685 gene encoding ral-GDS-related protein-like, which translates to MQLAPGTRGAPPSCLEPVQELPENPVLELRPVSPASAAAELKDVPAVASAQGPGPELEPHEPSGLGPRALAGMAPGVAEPGPGPEPTNPCAASPWDIPGLVSGPELEPHESSGAGPVAPAGMAQGLEEPEVALEPTTPCSMSTRDLPREEEQTILAFLPRLVAKQLTLMCAELYSRVEHGECKAYVERHPLMEDIVLLAPNILNVLKQCAATFYLVISSCLGGPSTTAQDRARVVEFWIHVAKECLALRNFESFRTIMYALEFPGLRRLERTWGQVSWKSSWIYRKLKKRDKGLKRKQLLEEARAMVRKWPQSPRASQGMKKQGMVPFLGLILYDALEKHQEHHEDATDFLEELLTYKFLARQYDLEPKEHFLFFFHTVELLGEEQSYGLSYHLEPPGQRAGRKGLLQFFRSRKI; encoded by the exons atgcagctggctCCAGGGACACGCGGAGCGCCACCTTCGTGCCTAGAgcccgtccaggagctccctgagaaccctgtgctggagctacggccggtgtcacctgcttcagccgcTGCAGAGCTGAaagatgtcccagcagtggcctcagcccaggggccaggccctgagctggagccccatgagccttcgggcctggggcccagggcacttGCTGGAATGGCACCAGGCGTGGCAGAGCCAGGTCCAGGTCCAGAGCCCACAAACCCCTGTGCTGCgagcccctgggacatcccaggaCTGGTATcaggccccgagctggagccccatgagtccTCGGGTGCGGGGCCCGtggcacctgcaggaatggcacagGGCCTGGAAGAGCCAGAGGTGGCCCTGGAGCCCACCACCCCCTGTTCCATGAGCACCCGGGATTTGCCGAGGGAGGAGGAGCAGACCATCCTGGCGTTTCTTCCCCGCCTGGTGGccaagcagctgaccctgatgtgtgcg GAGCTGTACAGTAGGGTTGAACATGGAGAATGCAAGGCCTACGTAGAGAGACACCCACTGATGGAAGACATTGTGCTCCTGGCCCCCAACATCCTTAACGTCCTCAAGCAGTGTGCTGCCACGTTTTATttggtcatctcctcctgcctcgggggTCCGAGCACgacggcccaggacagggcccgagtggtggagttctggatacACGTGGCCAAG gagtgtctggctCTCAGAAATTTCGAGTCCTTCCGTACCATTATGTACGCCCTGGAGTTCCCTGGTCTACGTCGTCTGGAGAGAACCTGGGGACAAgtttcctg gaagagctcctggatctacagaaaacttaaaaagagggACAAGGGGCTTAAAAGGAAGCAGCTCCTCGAG GAGGCGAGGGCCATGGTGAGGAAATGGCCACAGTCCCCCAGGGCATCCCAGGGTATGAAGAAGCAG ggcatggtcccaTTCCTTGGACTGATTCTGTACGACGCCTTAGAGAAACACCAGGAACATCATGAGGAC gccacTGACTTCCTAGAGGAGCTCCTCACATACAAGTTCCTGGCCAGGCAGTATGACCTGGAGCCCAAGGAGCACTTCCTGTTCTTTTTCCACACAGTGGAGCTCCTGGGTgaagagcagag ctacggcCTGTCCTACCATCTGGAGCCCCCAGGTCAGAGGGCAGGCAGAAAAGGACTGTTACAGTTCTTCAGGTCCCGCAAGATTTAA